The Euphorbia lathyris chromosome 2, ddEupLath1.1, whole genome shotgun sequence genome includes a window with the following:
- the LOC136218568 gene encoding uncharacterized protein isoform X2: protein MTKRSAGILNLKRRDHNSSSFPIRYIPKRTSSKVDEHQNTSSTESSGDRVLAKSLNGVRRKFVLEKEARIKKKMCGCSVSFDDQQGCEVKDNRDTKLIKCEPVEEPNKVAEDAGIQHERPVFNKKGQEDKTMLDAQRMALEFLAKRAFTAVELTKKLHAKRVPPNIAGALITDFQNRGLINDSLYAETYSESRWSSSSWGPKRIKQSLFKKGVSEVDAEKAVKSVFEDVECGGEESKHGMSKVSMDHLLVQSSKQWRRSENVPKETRKSRIIRWLQYRGFNWGVISFILSKLESQNSSS from the exons AT GACAAAGAGGAGTGCAGGAATTTTGAACTTGAAAAGAAGGGATCATAACAGCTCTTCATTCCCGATAAGATATATTCCTAAGAGAACGTCTTCAAAGGTTGATGAGCATCAGAACACTTCTTCTACGGAAAGTTCTGGGGATAGAGTATTGGCTAAAAGTTTGAATGGTGTTAGAAGGAAATTTGTTTTGGAAAAGGAGgctagaattaaaaaaaaaatgtgtggGTGTAGTGTTTCATTTGACGATCAACAAG GGTGTGAAGTAAAAGACAACCGTGATACAAAATTGATAAAATGTGAACCTGTAGAAGAACCTAACAAGGTTGCTGAAGATGCGGGAATTCAACACGAGAGGCCTGTTTTCAATAAGAAAGGGCAAGAAGATAAAACAATGCTGGATGCTCAAAGGATGGCTCTTGAATTTCTTGCTAAAAG AGCATTTACAGCAGTTGAACTGACGAAGAAACTGCATGCAAAGAGAGTTCCTCCTAATATTGCGGGGGCATTGATAACTGATTTTCAGAACAG AGGGTTGATCAATGATAGCTTGTACGCTGAAACATATTCTGAATCTAGATGGTCTTCCTCGAGCTGGGGACCAAAACGTATAAAGCAA TCACTGTTCAAGAAGGGAGTAAGTGAAGTGGATGCAGAGAAGGCAGTAAAATCAGTATTTGAGGATGTCGAATGTGGAGGTGAAGAATCAAAACATGGGATGTCAAAGGTTTCTATGGACCATCTATTGGTTCAAAGTAGTAAACAATGGCGTCGAAGTGAGAATGTTCCAAAAGAGACGCGCAAATCAAGAATTATAAGGTGGCTACAGTATCGGGGTTTCAACTGGGGTGTTATCAGCTTCATATTGAGTAAGTTAGAATCTCAGAATTCTTCTTCTTAG
- the LOC136218568 gene encoding uncharacterized protein isoform X1: protein MAILAANLVSKLSFRLQSQVFYFPGTKRSAGILNLKRRDHNSSSFPIRYIPKRTSSKVDEHQNTSSTESSGDRVLAKSLNGVRRKFVLEKEARIKKKMCGCSVSFDDQQGCEVKDNRDTKLIKCEPVEEPNKVAEDAGIQHERPVFNKKGQEDKTMLDAQRMALEFLAKRAFTAVELTKKLHAKRVPPNIAGALITDFQNRGLINDSLYAETYSESRWSSSSWGPKRIKQSLFKKGVSEVDAEKAVKSVFEDVECGGEESKHGMSKVSMDHLLVQSSKQWRRSENVPKETRKSRIIRWLQYRGFNWGVISFILSKLESQNSSS, encoded by the exons ATGGCTATTCTGGCGGCAAATCTCGTCTCCAAATTGTCGTTTCGTCTTCAGTCTCAGGTTTTCTATTTTCCCGG GACAAAGAGGAGTGCAGGAATTTTGAACTTGAAAAGAAGGGATCATAACAGCTCTTCATTCCCGATAAGATATATTCCTAAGAGAACGTCTTCAAAGGTTGATGAGCATCAGAACACTTCTTCTACGGAAAGTTCTGGGGATAGAGTATTGGCTAAAAGTTTGAATGGTGTTAGAAGGAAATTTGTTTTGGAAAAGGAGgctagaattaaaaaaaaaatgtgtggGTGTAGTGTTTCATTTGACGATCAACAAG GGTGTGAAGTAAAAGACAACCGTGATACAAAATTGATAAAATGTGAACCTGTAGAAGAACCTAACAAGGTTGCTGAAGATGCGGGAATTCAACACGAGAGGCCTGTTTTCAATAAGAAAGGGCAAGAAGATAAAACAATGCTGGATGCTCAAAGGATGGCTCTTGAATTTCTTGCTAAAAG AGCATTTACAGCAGTTGAACTGACGAAGAAACTGCATGCAAAGAGAGTTCCTCCTAATATTGCGGGGGCATTGATAACTGATTTTCAGAACAG AGGGTTGATCAATGATAGCTTGTACGCTGAAACATATTCTGAATCTAGATGGTCTTCCTCGAGCTGGGGACCAAAACGTATAAAGCAA TCACTGTTCAAGAAGGGAGTAAGTGAAGTGGATGCAGAGAAGGCAGTAAAATCAGTATTTGAGGATGTCGAATGTGGAGGTGAAGAATCAAAACATGGGATGTCAAAGGTTTCTATGGACCATCTATTGGTTCAAAGTAGTAAACAATGGCGTCGAAGTGAGAATGTTCCAAAAGAGACGCGCAAATCAAGAATTATAAGGTGGCTACAGTATCGGGGTTTCAACTGGGGTGTTATCAGCTTCATATTGAGTAAGTTAGAATCTCAGAATTCTTCTTCTTAG